From the genome of Anoplopoma fimbria isolate UVic2021 breed Golden Eagle Sablefish chromosome 1, Afim_UVic_2022, whole genome shotgun sequence, one region includes:
- the LOC129089117 gene encoding olfactory receptor 11A1-like, which translates to MMNSTQVLYFTLAAYFDTGVLKYLYFVIIMSLYISIICSNLFLIAVICMNRSLHEPMYLFLCSLFVNELYGSTGLFPFLLVQILSDVHTVSAPLCFLQIFSLYSYVLGEFSNLAVISYDRYLAICYPLQYNRYMTFNKVAVLIALPWLYSFVSIVILISLIAPLQLCGNIIDKVYCLNYSIVKLACSETTVNNIYGLIVTFLTVCVPVSLIIYTYLKILRVCFSGSKQTRQKAVSTCTPHLASLLNFSFGVFFEILQSRFDIKSVHSILKIVLSLYFLTCQPLFSPVMYGLKMSKLRRLV; encoded by the exons ATGATGAACTCTACACAAGTTTTGTATTTCACACTTGCTGCCTACTTTGACACTGGGGTTCTCAAGTATTTAtactttgttattattatgtctttgtatatttcaattatttgttCCAATCTTTTTCTGATTGCTGTTATCTGTATGAACAGAAGCTTACATGAACCTATGtacctttttctgtgcagcctgtTTGTAAATGAACTGTATGGTAGTACAGGGTTGTTTCCATTCCTTCTGGTTCAGATCCTCTCTGACGTTCACActgtttctgctccactttgtttcctgcagatTTTCTCTTTGTATTCTTATGTATTAGGAGAATTTTCCAACTTAGCCGTCATCTCTTATGACCGATATCTTGCTATCTGTTATCCTCTGCAATACAACAGATATATGACATTTAACAAGGTTGCCGTACTTATTGCTCTACCTTGGTTATACTCTTTTGTTagcattgttattttaatatcattGATTGCTCCTTTACAGCTGTGTGGGAACATCATTGACAAAGTTTACTGTTTGAACTATTCCATTGTGAAACTGGCCTGTTCTGAAACCACAGTGAATAACATTTATGGACTTATTGTTACTTTTCTCACAGTCTGTGTTCCCGTATCTCTGATCATTTACACTTACTTGAAGATTCTTAGAGTTTGTTTCTCTGGCTCTAAACAGACCAGACAGAAAGCTGTCAGTACCTGCACACCTCACCTCGCTTCTCTGCTCAACTTTTCTTTTGGGGTTTTCTTTGAAATATTGCAGAGCAGATTTGATATAAAAAGTGTGCACAGTATATTGAAAATTGTTTTATCATTGTACTTTCTGACATGCCAGCCGCTCTTTAGCCCTGTAATGTATGGactgaaaatgtccaaa ctgcgccgtctcgtc
- the lipt2 gene encoding putative lipoyltransferase 2, mitochondrial: MQGGRPAVEVVRLGLVSYQEALRLQQVYVNRHRSGPAHALLLCQHPPVYTTGIRHKPYPALLLDRLRLLGADVHRTNRGGLITFHGPGQLVCYPILHLGSFKKSVRWYVGELEKTVISVCSRFGIEASSSPHTGVWVGDNKICAVGIHCGRYVTSHGLALNCNTDMSWFGHVVPCGIEGKGVTSLSAELQRDVSVEETVPHLLDAFREHFNCQLTDGRTADSELDSGGSSA; this comes from the exons ATGCAGGGCGGCAGGCCGGCGGTGGAGGTGGTGCGTCTGGGCCTGGTCTCCTACCAGGAGGCTCTGCGGCTGCAGCAGGTCTACGTGAACCGGCACCGGTCCGGTCCGGCTCACGCCCTCCTGCTGTGTCAGCACCCTCCGGTCTACACCACAGGGATCCGCCACAAACCCTACCCGGCCCTGCTGCTGGACCGCCTGCGCCTGCTGGGGGCCGACGTGCACCGCACCAACCGAGGAGGACTCATCACCTTCCACGGACCGGGTCAGCTGGTCTGCTACCCGATCCTCCACCTGGGCAGCTTCAAGAAG AGCGTCCGCTGGTACGTCGGTGAGCTGGAGAAGACCGTCATCTCCGTCTGCAGCCGGTTTGGTATCGAAGCGTCCTCGTCTCCTCACACCGGCGTCTGGGTCGGAGACAACAAGATCTGTGCCGTCG GAATCCACTGCGGTCGCTACGTCACGTCTCACGGCTTGGCTCTGAACTGTAACACCGACATGTCGTGGTTCGGCCACGTGGTGCCGTGTGGCATCGAGGGTAAAGGAGTGACGTCGCTGAGCGCCGAGCTGCAGAGAGACGTCAGCGTGGAGGAAACCGTCCCTCACCTGCTGGACGCCTTCAGGGAACACTTCAACTGTCAGctgacggacggacggacagctGACAGTGAGCTCGACAGCGGAGGATCGTCAGCGTAG
- the pgm2l1 gene encoding glucose 1,6-bisphosphate synthase encodes MGDDRGDDRGDGRGDNTGVRGDSTGVRGVNTGVRGVNTGDSTGDSSGVNLQADPGRPSDAQLSSAVTRWLLWDQNPWTRAQVESLVAAGRLDDLKTRLCSRMSFGTAGLRAPMGAGFNRINDLTVIQSTQGLHSYLCKCFADLGSRGVVVGFDTRGQEASGCSSHRLAKLTAAVMLSRDVPVHLFSTFVPTPYVPYAVKKLGAAAGVMITASHNPKDDNGYKVYWCNGAQISPPHDKNILQSIEEQLEPWSASCWEEDLVESCSLRTDPLIQINSCYMDELSSLCFHRDLNRSCPLKFVHSSFHGVGHVFVQQAFSAFGFAPPIPVPEQKDPDPNFSSVRCPNPEEGVPVLELSLLLAERENARIVLATDPDADRLAVAEKSDGCGWKVFTGNELAALLGWWMFFNWKEAHPDPADTQKVYMLATTVSSKILQTFARIEGFNFEETLPGFKWIGSRIHELSKTGHSVIFAFEESIGFLCGSLVPEKDGVSSAAVVAEMAAYLQNQNLSLNQQLLNIYQTYGHHVSQTSYVVCSDPPTIQNIFGRIRNFDGEASYPKTCGGVRIVHVRDVTTGYDSSRPDLRSVLPVTRSSHMITFTLQNGVVATLRTSGTEPKIKFYTEYCAAPGNSEASVLEAELRRITSALLDEFLEPERNNLIRRCV; translated from the exons ATGGGGGACGACAGAGGGGACGACAGAGGGGACGGTAGAGGGGATAATACCGGGGTTAGAGGGGACAGTACCGGGGTTAGAGGGGTTAATACCGGGGTTAGAGGGGTTAATACCGGGGACAGTACCGGGGACAGTAGCGGGGTTAACCTGCAGGCCGACCCGGGCCGGCCCAGTGACGCGCAGCTGTCCTCGGCGGTGACGCGGTGGCTGCTCTGGGACCAG AACCCGTGGACCCGGGCTCAGGTGGAGTCTCTGGTGGCGGCGGGTCGTCTGGACGACCTGAAGACGAGACTCTGCAGCCGGATGAGCTTCGGAACGGCCGGACTCAGAGCGCCGATGGGAGCTGGATTCAACCGGATCAACGACCTCACCGTCATCCAGTCCACACAG GGTCTCCATTCCTACCTGTGCAAGTGCTTTGCAGACCTCGGCAGCAGAGGAGTGGTGGTTGGCTTCGACACCAGAGGACAGGAGGCCAGCGGCTGCAGCAGTCACAG GTTGGCGAAGTTGACGGCGGCGGTGATGCTCAGCAGAGACGTTCCAGTTCATCTCTTCTCCACGTTCGTCCCAACGCCGTACGTG CCGTATGCGGTGAAGAAGCTCGGTGCTGCAGCCGGAGTGATGATCACCGCCTCACACAATCCTAAAGACGACAACGGATACAAG GTGTACTGGTGTAACGGCGCTCAGATCTCCCCACCTCACGATAAGAATATCCTGCAGAGTAttgaggagcagctggagccCTGGAGCGCCTCCTGCTgggaggaggatctggtggagAGCTGCTCCCTGAGGACCGACCCCCTGATCCAGATCAACAGCTGCTACATGGACgagctctcctccctctgcttccaCAG GGATCTGAACAGAAGCTGTCCGTTGAAGTTTGTCCACTCGTCGTTCCATGGCGTCGGACACGTCTTTGTCCAGCAGGCCTTCTCTGCATTTGGCTTTGCTCCACCGATCCCCGTCCCCGAGCAGAAAGACCCCGATCCCAACTTCTCCTCCGTCCGCTGCCCCAACCCCGAGGAGGGAGTGCCGGTCCTG GAGCTTTCTCTTCTTCTGGCAGAGCGGGAAAACGCTCGTATCGTCCTGGCGACGGATCCCGACGCCGACCGGCTGGCTGTTGCAGAGAAGTCTGACGG GTGCGGTTGGAAGGTGTTCACAGGTAACGAGCTGGCGGCTCTGCTGGGTTGGTGGATGTTCTTTAACTGGAAGGAGGCTCATCCGGATCCTGCAGACACCCAGAAGGTTTACATGTTGGCCACCACCGTGTCCTCCAAGATCCTGCAGACCTTCGCTCGCATCGAGGGCTTCAACTTCGAG GAAACTCTTCCTGGGTTTAAGTGGATCGGTAGCAGAATACATGAACTCTCCAAAACGGGACACAGCGTCATATTTGCCTTTGAGGAGTCGATTG GTTTCCTGTGCGGTAGTTTGGTTCCTGAGAAAGACGGCGTGAGCTCGGCGGCGGTCGTGGCTGAAATGGCTGCTTACCTCCAGAACCAGAATCTGAGTCTGAACCAGCAGCTGCTCAACATCTACCAGAC GTACGGCCACCACGTGTCTCAGACCTCCTACGTGGTCTGTAGCGACCCCCCAACCATCCAGAACATCTTCGGCCGGATCAGAAACTTTGACGGTGAAGCTTCGTACCCGAAGACGTGCGGAGGCGTCCGGATCGTCCATGTCAGAGACGTAACCACGGGATACGACAGCAGCCGGCCCGACCTCAGATCA GTACTTCCTGTGACGAGGAGCAGTCACATGATCaccttcactctgcagaacggCGTCGTGGCAACGCTGAGGACCAGCGGCACCGAACCCAAAATCAAGTTCTACACCGAGTACTGCGCTGCGCCGGGCAACAG CGAGGCTTCCGTTCTGGAGGCGGAGCTTCGGAGGATCACCAGCGCTCTGCTGGACGAGTTCCTGGAGCCCGAGAGGAACAACCTTATTCGCCGCTGCGTCTAG
- the LOC129091285 gene encoding LOW QUALITY PROTEIN: olfactory receptor 2G6-like (The sequence of the model RefSeq protein was modified relative to this genomic sequence to represent the inferred CDS: deleted 1 base in 1 codon), whose protein sequence is MFNEGKTVQNIFKLIFKQTSIQTCWSTPEVERETFCLVNPWDVVSDVVLGELHAALDLGATSSLSPPEDPGICSGARPKAPAHSSTPEPADPQAQPSWSEVVRRGRKKDAAEVSPEPPLPVSNRYTILSDKSPPHSVSFPAAAAGPPVARTVHTTRRSATGKDRRKILKEAEIRRSGGLPRASSTLHPCSEGIQEPTPSKGHTLDLVIYSGLCPDSFETKGGLGASGPERLRDKPSLFFALALTSYLFTIFVNVTLVVTVFLDKALHQPLYVFLCNLCFNGLCGASSFYPKLLHDLLAADHVVTYAGCLTQVFVVYNYVFCEFTSLTVMAYDRYLAICRPLQYGVLMPARRVAQLLLLTWCFSLLETAAGVALTASLPLCGRHIKKMFCTNWEVVKLSCIDTTFNNIYGFVLMFSHLSQTGLILVSYTHLVRASLRLRSDSRKFVQTCVPHLATLLIFTASLMFDIMYSRYGSGKSLQSLQNAIAAEFLVVPPLINPIIYGINLHQIRTSILHNFSHKPESLRALS, encoded by the exons ATGTTTAATGAAGGTAAAACTGTccaaaacatcttcaaactcaTCTTCAAACAAACCTCCATTCAAACCTGTTGGTCAACAccagaggtggagagggagacGTTCTGCTTGGTTAACCCATGGGATGTCGTATCAGATGTGGTGCTTGGA GAGCTCCATGCTGCACTGGACTTGGGCGCCACTTCATCGCTGTCACCGCCAGAGGATCCAGGGATTTGCAGTGGAGCCAGGCCCAAGGCCCCGGCCCATAGCTCCACTCCAGAACCAGCCGATCCACAGGCCCAGCCGTCGTGGTCAGAGGTGGTGCGCCGCGGCCGCAAAAAAGATGCAGCTGAGGTTTCTCCGGAACCTCCGTTACCCGTCTCCAACCGCTACACCATCCTGTCAGACAAGTCTCCACCCCACTCGGTCTCCTttccggctgctgctgctggcccaCCTGTGGCCAGGACTGTTCACACGACTCGCCGCTCTGCCACCGGGAAGGACCGCCGTAAGATACTGAAGGAGGCTGAGATCAGACGCTCCGGAGGCCTCCCGCGGGCTTCTTCCACTCTCCACCCCTGTTCGGAG GGTATACAGGAGCCTACACCCTCAAAGGGTCACACCCTAGACCTGGTCATTTATAGTGGTCTCTGCCCTGACAGCTTTGAGACAAAGg GTGGTCTTGGTGCTTCAGGGCCTGAACGACTCCGTGACAAACCGTCA CTGTTCTTCGCCCTCGCTCTGACGTCGTACCTGTTCACCATCTTCGTCAACGTGACGCTCGTGGTCACCGTGTTCCTGGACAAAGCGCTCCACCAGCCCCTCTACGTCTTCCTGTGCAACCTGTGCTTCAACGGGCTCTGTGGGGCGTCCAGCTTCTACCCCAAGCTTCTCCACGACCTGCTGGCCGCCGACCACGTGGTGACGTACGCCGGCTGTCTGACTCAGGTGTTCGTGGTCTACAACTACGTTTTCTGCGAGTTCACCAGTCTGACCGTCATGGCGTACGACCGCTACCTGGCCATCTGCCGGCCGCTGCAGTACGGGGTGCTGATGCCGGCGCGGCGCGTGGCCCAGCTGTTGCTGCTCACCTGGTGCTTCTCGCTGTTGGAGACGGCGGCCGGCGTGGCGCTGACGGCCAGCCTGCCGCTCTGCGGACGCCACATCAAGAAGATGTTCTGCACCAACTGGGAGGTGGTGAAGCTGTCGTGCATCGACACGACCTTCAACAACATCTACGGCTTCGTGCTCATGTTCTCGCACCTCTCTCAGACCGGACTCATCCTGGTCTCCTACACCCACCTGGTCCGGGCCTCGCTCCGGTTGCGCTCCGACAGCAGGAAGTTCGTCCAGACGTGTGTGCCGCACCTCGCCACGCTGCTCATCTTCACCGCCTCGCTGATGTTCGACATCATGTACTCCCGGTACGGCAGCGGCAAGTCGCTGCAGTCGCTGCAGAACGCCATCGCCGCAGAGTTCCTGGTGGTCCCGCCCCTCATCAACCCCATCATCTACGGCATCAACCTGCACCAGATCAGGACCAGCATCCTCCACAACTTCAGCCACAAACCAGAGAGCCTGAGAGCGCTCTCCTGA